From Rubripirellula reticaptiva, the proteins below share one genomic window:
- a CDS encoding transposase family protein, translating into MAPTAGTDVERFANGKIKWLRRYIKLENGAPSHDTLGRVFSRLDTGEFLTAMHHWVDQFAGSLRDKGVPSPERFFVDRSIAPLSKARCTR; encoded by the coding sequence GTGGCGCCAACAGCTGGGACGGATGTAGAGCGGTTCGCCAATGGAAAGATCAAATGGCTCCGCCGTTACATCAAATTGGAGAACGGCGCGCCCAGTCACGACACGCTCGGACGGGTTTTCAGTCGACTCGATACCGGTGAATTTCTTACCGCGATGCACCACTGGGTCGATCAGTTTGCCGGTTCGCTTCGAGATAAGGGCGTCCCATCGCCGGAAAGGTTCTTCGTGGATCGATCGATCGCGCCGCTGTCCAAAGCCCGTTGCACACGATGA